The Streptomyces sp. NBC_01439 genome contains the following window.
CGGTCGTCGGACTGCGCACCGGGCGTTGACCGCCCGCAGTCCGATCACGTGCAAGACCACGACCGAACATTCAGTGGGGGCAGGGCGTTGAGCAGCGTACGAGGCAAGAGGATTCTGGTCACGGGAGGGGCGGGCACGATCGGCTCGCACCTGGTGGACCTGCTGGTGGACAACGGAGCACGCGAAGTCGTGGTGCTCGACAACTTCGTGCGGGGGCGGACGGCCAACCTGGCCCGCGCCCTGCCGAGCGGGGTGGTGGAGGTCGTCGAGGGCGACATCCGCGACGTGGCCGCGGTGCGCAAGGCGACCGAGGGCGCCGAGCTGGTGTTCCATCTCGCCGCCATCCGGATCACCCAGTGCGCCGAGGAGCCGCGGCTGGCAAACGAGGTCATGGTGGACGGCACCTTCAACGTGCTGGAGGCGGCCGCGGCCGCCGGGGTGGGCAAGGTGATCGCCTCGTCCTCGGCCTCGGTCTACGGCCTGGCCGAGCAGTTCCCGACCACCGAGCGCCACCACCCGTACAACAACGACACCTTCTACGGTGCGGCGAAGGCCTTCAACGAGGGGGTGCTGCGCAGCTTCCACTCCATGTACGGGCTGGACTACGTGGCCCTGCGCTACTTCAACGTGTACGGGCCCCGGATGGACATCCACGGCCTCTACACCGAGGTGCTGATCCGCTGGATGGAGCGGATCGCCTCGGGCGAGCCGCCGCTGATCCTCGGCGACGGCCTGCAGACCATGGACTTCGTCGACGTCCGGGACATCGCGCGCGCCAACCTGCTGGCCGCCGAATCGGACCTGACCGACGAGGTGTTCAACGTCGCGAGCGGCACCGAGACCAGCCTGCTCCAGCTCGCGCACGGCCTGCTGGAGGCGATGGGCGCCGAGGGCCTGGTGCCCGAGCACGGTCCGGCCCGCGCCGTGAACGGCGTCACCCGCCGGCTCGCGGACACCTCGCAGGCCGCGGAGCGGCTCGGCTTCACCGCCGAGATCGACCTGCGCACCGGCCTGCGGGACCTGGTGCAGTGGTGGCGGGCCGAGCGCGCCGCCGACGCGGCGGCCTCGGAGGCGGGCCGATGAGCGCCCCGGACACCGCCCCCGCCCGGATCCCGGTGATGGTGCCCTGGCTGGGCGAGGAGGAGGCGAAGGCCGCCGCCGACGCCGTGCTCTCCGGCTGGGTGGCCCAGGGCCCCCGGGTCGCCGAGTTCGAACGGGCCTTCGCCGAGCGGGTGGGCGCCGAGCACGGGATCGCGGTGAGCTCGTGCACCACCGCCCTGCACCTGTCCCTGATCGCCCTGGACCTCGGTCCCGGCGACGAGGTGATCGTCCCCTCGCTGTCGTTCATCGCCACCGCCAACGCGGTGCGCTACGTGGGCGCCCGGCCGGTGTTCGCGGACGTCGAGGAGGCCACCGGCAACCTCACCCCGGCCACCGTGGACGCGGTCCGCACCCCGAGGACCAAGGCGGTGATCGCCGTCCACCAGGGCGGGGTGCCCGCGGACGTGCACGCGCTGCGCGCCGTGTGCGCCGACTGGGACGTGGCCCTCGTCGAGGACGCGGCCTGTGGCATCGGCGCGACGGTCGGCGGCAAATCGGTGGGCCACGGCGCCCTGCTCGCCGCCTGGTCCTTCCACCCCCGCAAGGTGATCACCACCGGCGAGGGCGGCATGCTGACCACGGACGACGCGCAGTGGGCGGAGCGGCTGCGCCGGCTGCGCGAGCACGGCATGAACGTGTCCGCCGCGCAGCGCCACGCGAGCAGCAAACCGGTCGTGGAGAGCTACCTGGAGGTCGGCTACAACTACCGGATGACCGACATCCAGGCCGCGGTCGGTCTGGTGCAGCTCGGCAAGCTGGACGAGATCGTGGCCCGGCGGCGCTCGCTCGCGGCCCGGTACACGGAGCTGCTGAGCGGGATCCCGGGCCTACGACCGCTCCGGGACCCCGGTCACGGCCAGGGCAACTTCCAGTCGTACTGGGTGCTGCCGGCCGAGGACTTCCCCGTCGGCCGGGACGACCTGCTCGCGGCGCTCTCCGAGGCCGGGATCTCGGCCCGGCGCGGGATCATGGCCTCGCACCTGGAGCCCGCGTACGCGGACCACGGCGCGGCGCCGCTGCCGGTGACCGAGCGGATCAGCCGCGACTCCCTGATCCTGCCGCTGTTCCACACGATGACGCGGGAACAGCAGGACCGGGTGGTGGCGGTGCTGCGCGAACGGGCGGGCGGATGAGCGGCCCGCCGCAGCGGACCGAGGACCTGCTGATCGTCGGCGCGGGCGGGTTCGCCCGCGAGACCGCCCAGGCGGTCCTGGACGCGGCCGCCGCGGCGGCCGCGTACGGCCGTGCTCCGCGGTGGCGCCTCGCCGGGCACCTCGACGACGATCCGGGCCTGCACGGCCGGGAGGTCGACGGGGTGCCGGTGCTGGGCGGCAGCCACCTCGTGCACGAGCTGCCGGCGGCCCGGGTGGTGGTCTGCGCGGGCAGTCCGCGCGACTACGCCGTACGGGCCCGGCTGGTGCGGCGCCTGGGGCTGCCCGGGAGCCGCTACGCCACGGTGGTCCATCCGACGGCGATGGTCTCGCGGTCCTCGCTGCTCGGCGCGGGCTCGGTCCTGCTCGCGCACTGCGTGCTGACGGCCGCCGTCCGGCTCGGGTCCCACGTGGCGGTGATGCCGCACGTGGTGCTCACCCACGACGACCGGGTCGGGGACTTCGCCACGCTCGCCTCGGGCGTCCGCCTCGGCGGCGGGGTGCGGCTGGGGCGCGGTGCGTACGTGGGCGCGGGAGCGCTGGTGCGCGAGGGCACGTCGGTCGGCGCCTGGTCGCTGACCGGTATGGGAAGCACGGTCCTGGCCGACGTGCCGCCCGGCGAGGTGTGGGCCGGAAGCCCCGCCCGCCGGCTGCGCGCGGCGGGGGGCCCGGCGCTCGACGAGCTGCGGGCCGATGGCGAGGAGACGGCCGGCCGTTGGCCGGAGACACGGATGGGGAGCACAGTCGCATGAACCAGATACCGCTGGTCGACCTGAAGGCGGCGCACGCCGAGGTCGCCGAGGAATTACGGGCGGGCTTCGACCGTGTGCTCGCCGACACCGCCTTCATCGGCGGTGCGGAGGTCCGCGCCTTCGAGCGCGAGTACGCCCATTTCGCGGGGGTGGGGCACTGCGTGGGTGTCGCCAACGGCACCGACGCCCTCGAACTCGCCCTGCGTGCCAGCGGGGTGGGCGTCGGCGACGAGGTGGTGCTGCCCGCGAACACCTTCATCGCCACCGCGGGCGCCGTCGCCCGGATCGGTGCCCGGCCGGTGCTGGTCGACTGCCTCCCCGACACCCTGCTGATGGATCCCCGGGCCGCCCTGGAAGCCGTGGGCGCGGCCACCCGCGCGGTGGTCCCCGTCCACCTCTACGGGCAGTGCGCGGACACCGCGGCCCTGGCGGCCGGGCTGCCGGCGCACGTGAAGGTCGTCGAGGACGCCGCGCAGAGCCAGGGCGCGACCCAGGGCGGCCGCTCCCCCGGCAGCGGGGGAATCGCCGCGACCAGCTTCTACCCGGGCAAGAACCTGGGCGCGTACGGCGACGCGGGCGCGGTGGTGACCGACGACGAAGAGAGCGCGGACCTGATCCGGGCCCTGGCCAACCACGGCGGCATCGCCAAGTACCGCCACGACGTGGCCGGCTTCAACAGCCGGCTCGACGGCCTGCAGGCCGTGGTCCTGCGGGCGAAGCTGGCCCGGCTGGCCGAGGGGAACGCGGCCCGCCGGGCCGCCGCCGCCCGCTACGACGAGCTGCTGGGCGACCTCGCGGCCGCCGGGCGGCTCACCCTGCCGGTCACCGCCGGGGGCAACGTCCACGTGTGGCACCTGTACGTCGTACGGGTCACCGGGGCGGACCGCGACGCCGTCGTCGGCAAGCTCAACGCTGAGGGCATCGGCGCGGGCGTGCACTACCCGGCGCCGGTCCACCTGACCCCGGCCTTCGGTCATCTCGGCCACGGCCGGGGCGACTTCCCGCACGCCGAACAGGCGGCGGACCGGATGCTTTCGCTCCCCCTCTTCCCGCAGATCACCGCTGACCAGCAGCAGCGGGTCGTGGAAACGCTCCGCAACGCCCTGCGCTGACCCCGCGCTCACGCAAACAATGAGGTCCAGATGAACAGACGGACAAGGTTGCTCCGTTACGGTCTCTTCACCGTGATCGCGGCCTTGATGGCCACGGTCCTGCCGCCGGCGGTGGTGGCCGGTGCGGTCGAACCCTGCGGTCCCACCTCGAACGCGATCGTGTGCGAGAACTCCAAGCCCGGCACGCCGATGGAGGACTGGTTCGCACCCAGCGCGTACGGCGACATCAAAGGTTTCCCGGCCCAGACGAGCGTCCAGGCCGGCGAGACCGTGCAGTTCAAGATCCAGTCGCCGACCGCGTACAAGGTCTCGGTCTACCGCCTCGGCCACTACGGGGGCACCGGCGCGCGCCTGATGTCGACCGCGGCCCAGGCGGCCCAGACGTACCCGGCGAACTTCCTGCCGGGCGGCAACCCGGCGACCTGCGCCAAGAAGGCCGCCACCGGCCTGGTCGACTGCGGCAACTGGCCGGTCACCGCGACGTGGACGGTGCCGGCGGACGCCGTGTCCGGGCTCTACGTCGTCAACTTCGACCAGGCGGACGGCAACGGCGTGATGCCGTACCCGTTCGTCGTCCGCAACGACTCCAGTCACTCCGACATCGTCGTGCAGACCAGCGACCAGACCTGGCAGGCGTACAACAACTACGGCGGCCAGGACCTGTACGACGGCGGCGGCCCCGCCCCGGACGGGCGGGCGTACGAGGTCAGCTACAACCGGCCCATGGACATCGGCGGGGACAACGGGATCTACGGGTCCGAGTTCCAGATGGTCGCCTGGCTGGAGCGCAACGGCTACGACGTGAGCTACATGTCCGGCATCGACATGTCGGTCCGCGGCGGGACGCTGCTGCAGAACCACAAGGTCTTCATGTCCTCCGGGCACGACGAGTACTGGACCCAGGAGCAGTTCACCAACGCGCTGAACGCGCGCCGGGCCGGGGTCCACCAGACGTACTTCAGCGGCAACGAGGTCTTCTGGAAGACCCGCCTGGCGCCGAGCATCGACGGAGCCAACACCGCCAACCGGACCCTGGTCTCGTACAAGGAGACCAAGCTGTCCTTCCCCCAGCCGAACGGAATCCCCGACCCGAGCGGGATCTGGACGGGCACCTTCATGGACCCGGCCAGTGCCACGAACGGCCGGCCCTTCCAGCCGCAGAACCAGCTGACCGGCTCGATGTTCAGCGTCAACGGCTACCGCAGTGACGCGATCACGGTGCCCGGCACCTTCGCCAAGCAGCGGCTGTGGCGCAACACCACGGTCGCGAACCTCACTCCCTCGCAGACCGCCACCTTCCCCACCGGCACGCTCGGCTACGAGTGGGACAGCGACGTGGAGAACGCCAGCCGGCCGGCCGGGCAGATCACGATGTCCTCCACCACGGTCGACATCGAGGACGGCAAGCTCCTCAAGGACTACGGCAACACCTACGGGAACGGCACCGCGACGCACAGCCTGGTGGCCTTCCGCGACCAGACCTCGCACGCACTGGTGTTCGGCGCGGGCACGGTGCAGTGGTCCTGGGGCCTGACCAACATGCCCACGGGCAATCCGGACGACGCCGTGATCACCGCGGACAAGCGGATGCAGCAGGCCACGGTGAACGTCTTCGCCGACATGGGCGTCCAGCCCAAGTCCCTGCAGAGCGACCTGGTCGCCTCGACCGCTTCCACGGACGCCGTGGGACCGGCCGTGACGGTGACCAGCCCGGCGGCGAACGCCACCGTACCGGCGCTGCGGCCCGTGACCATCACGGGCACGGCCACCGACACCGGCGGCGGCGTGGTCGCCCGGGTGGAGGTGTCCACCGACGGCGGCACGACCTGGAAGGCGACCACGGGCCTCGGCTCGTGGAGCTACAAGTGGACCCCGACCGTTCCGGGCACCGCGCAGATCAAGGTGCGCGCGGTGGACGACAGCGTCAACATCGGCGCCACCACCACGGTGCCGCTGACGGTGGGACCCCAGCAGTGCCCCTGCACCGTGTGGCCCGCCGCGGCCGTCCCGGGCACGGTCAACGCCGGTGACGGCAGCGCCGTCGAGCTCGGCGTGAAGATCCGCTCCTCCGTGGCCGGTTCGATCACCGGTGTCCGCTTCTACAAGTCCCCCGCCAACACCGGCACCCACACCGGAAGCCTCTGGAGCAGCACCGGCCAGCGCCTGGCGACCGGTACCTTCACCAACGAGACGGCCTCCGGCTGGCAGCAGCTGAACTTCGCCACGCCGGTCCCGGTCAAGGCGAACACCACCTACGTCGCCTCCTACTTCGCCCCGCACGGCGGCTACTCCTTCGACACCACCTTCGCCGCCGGCGACGCGGGCCTGGCCCCGCTCACCGCGCTGAAGAGCGGCACCGACGGCGGCAACGGCGTCTACCGCTACAGCGGCACGGGCGGGTTCCCGTCCACCGCCTCGTCCGGCAGCAACTACTGGGTGGACGCGGTCCTGGACACCTCCACCGCGAGCACGACCCCGCCCACCGTCACCGCCACCTCGCCGCAGTCCGCGGCGACCGGCACCCAGATCACGGCGGCCGTATCGGCCACCTTCAGCAACGCCATCGACGCGGACAGCCTGGCGTTCTCCGTGAAGGACTCCGGCGGCACCGCCGTCCCGGGCACCAAGGTGCTGGGCGCGTCGAACAGCGCGACCTTCACCCCGTCCTCCGAACTGGCCCTGAACTCGACCTACACGGCATCCGTCCAGGCCTCCGACCTGTGGGGCAACACCATGGCGGCCCCGGTCACGTGGAACTTCACCACCAGTGCGAGTCCGCCGACCGTGAACTGCCCCTGCACCCTGTGGAACGGCGCCACCACGCCGAGCACCGCCAACGTGGGTGACGACGCCAACTCCGTGGAACTGGGCACCCGTTTCCAGTCCGCGGTGAACGGCTACATCACCGGTGTCACCTTCTACAAGGGCCCCGGCAACACCGGTACGCACACCGGGAGCCTGTGGTCCGCCTCCGGCACCCAGCTGGCCACCGGCACCTTCGGCAGCGAGACCGTGTCCGGCTGGCAGCAACTGCAGTTCGCCACGCCGGTCCCGATCACGGCGGGCACCACGTACGTGGCCTCCTACCACGCACCGAACGGCAACTACTCGGTGGACGGCGGCTACTTCACCGGCGCCCACCGCTCCTATCCGCTGGTGGCCCCGGCCGATGCGCCCGGCAGCGCCAACGGGCTCTACAAGTACGGGGCGGCCACCGCCTTCCCGACGAACACCTTCGGCTCGGTGAACTACTGGGTCGGCCCGATCTTCACCACCACCGCACCGCCCGCCGCGCAGTCCGGGCTGTCCACGGAGGTGAGCGGGCAGTGAGCACGGTCAGCGTGGTGATCCCCTGCTACAAGTACGGCCACTTCCTGGCGGACTGCGTCAAGAGCGTGCTGGACGAGCAGGAGGGCGTCGACGTGCGGGTGCTGATCATCGACG
Protein-coding sequences here:
- a CDS encoding NAD-dependent epimerase/dehydratase family protein; the encoded protein is MSSVRGKRILVTGGAGTIGSHLVDLLVDNGAREVVVLDNFVRGRTANLARALPSGVVEVVEGDIRDVAAVRKATEGAELVFHLAAIRITQCAEEPRLANEVMVDGTFNVLEAAAAAGVGKVIASSSASVYGLAEQFPTTERHHPYNNDTFYGAAKAFNEGVLRSFHSMYGLDYVALRYFNVYGPRMDIHGLYTEVLIRWMERIASGEPPLILGDGLQTMDFVDVRDIARANLLAAESDLTDEVFNVASGTETSLLQLAHGLLEAMGAEGLVPEHGPARAVNGVTRRLADTSQAAERLGFTAEIDLRTGLRDLVQWWRAERAADAAASEAGR
- a CDS encoding DegT/DnrJ/EryC1/StrS family aminotransferase, whose translation is MSAPDTAPARIPVMVPWLGEEEAKAAADAVLSGWVAQGPRVAEFERAFAERVGAEHGIAVSSCTTALHLSLIALDLGPGDEVIVPSLSFIATANAVRYVGARPVFADVEEATGNLTPATVDAVRTPRTKAVIAVHQGGVPADVHALRAVCADWDVALVEDAACGIGATVGGKSVGHGALLAAWSFHPRKVITTGEGGMLTTDDAQWAERLRRLREHGMNVSAAQRHASSKPVVESYLEVGYNYRMTDIQAAVGLVQLGKLDEIVARRRSLAARYTELLSGIPGLRPLRDPGHGQGNFQSYWVLPAEDFPVGRDDLLAALSEAGISARRGIMASHLEPAYADHGAAPLPVTERISRDSLILPLFHTMTREQQDRVVAVLRERAGG
- a CDS encoding NeuD/PglB/VioB family sugar acetyltransferase translates to MSGPPQRTEDLLIVGAGGFARETAQAVLDAAAAAAAYGRAPRWRLAGHLDDDPGLHGREVDGVPVLGGSHLVHELPAARVVVCAGSPRDYAVRARLVRRLGLPGSRYATVVHPTAMVSRSSLLGAGSVLLAHCVLTAAVRLGSHVAVMPHVVLTHDDRVGDFATLASGVRLGGGVRLGRGAYVGAGALVREGTSVGAWSLTGMGSTVLADVPPGEVWAGSPARRLRAAGGPALDELRADGEETAGRWPETRMGSTVA
- a CDS encoding DegT/DnrJ/EryC1/StrS family aminotransferase, which translates into the protein MNQIPLVDLKAAHAEVAEELRAGFDRVLADTAFIGGAEVRAFEREYAHFAGVGHCVGVANGTDALELALRASGVGVGDEVVLPANTFIATAGAVARIGARPVLVDCLPDTLLMDPRAALEAVGAATRAVVPVHLYGQCADTAALAAGLPAHVKVVEDAAQSQGATQGGRSPGSGGIAATSFYPGKNLGAYGDAGAVVTDDEESADLIRALANHGGIAKYRHDVAGFNSRLDGLQAVVLRAKLARLAEGNAARRAAAARYDELLGDLAAAGRLTLPVTAGGNVHVWHLYVVRVTGADRDAVVGKLNAEGIGAGVHYPAPVHLTPAFGHLGHGRGDFPHAEQAADRMLSLPLFPQITADQQQRVVETLRNALR
- a CDS encoding DUF4082 domain-containing protein, whose amino-acid sequence is MNRRTRLLRYGLFTVIAALMATVLPPAVVAGAVEPCGPTSNAIVCENSKPGTPMEDWFAPSAYGDIKGFPAQTSVQAGETVQFKIQSPTAYKVSVYRLGHYGGTGARLMSTAAQAAQTYPANFLPGGNPATCAKKAATGLVDCGNWPVTATWTVPADAVSGLYVVNFDQADGNGVMPYPFVVRNDSSHSDIVVQTSDQTWQAYNNYGGQDLYDGGGPAPDGRAYEVSYNRPMDIGGDNGIYGSEFQMVAWLERNGYDVSYMSGIDMSVRGGTLLQNHKVFMSSGHDEYWTQEQFTNALNARRAGVHQTYFSGNEVFWKTRLAPSIDGANTANRTLVSYKETKLSFPQPNGIPDPSGIWTGTFMDPASATNGRPFQPQNQLTGSMFSVNGYRSDAITVPGTFAKQRLWRNTTVANLTPSQTATFPTGTLGYEWDSDVENASRPAGQITMSSTTVDIEDGKLLKDYGNTYGNGTATHSLVAFRDQTSHALVFGAGTVQWSWGLTNMPTGNPDDAVITADKRMQQATVNVFADMGVQPKSLQSDLVASTASTDAVGPAVTVTSPAANATVPALRPVTITGTATDTGGGVVARVEVSTDGGTTWKATTGLGSWSYKWTPTVPGTAQIKVRAVDDSVNIGATTTVPLTVGPQQCPCTVWPAAAVPGTVNAGDGSAVELGVKIRSSVAGSITGVRFYKSPANTGTHTGSLWSSTGQRLATGTFTNETASGWQQLNFATPVPVKANTTYVASYFAPHGGYSFDTTFAAGDAGLAPLTALKSGTDGGNGVYRYSGTGGFPSTASSGSNYWVDAVLDTSTASTTPPTVTATSPQSAATGTQITAAVSATFSNAIDADSLAFSVKDSGGTAVPGTKVLGASNSATFTPSSELALNSTYTASVQASDLWGNTMAAPVTWNFTTSASPPTVNCPCTLWNGATTPSTANVGDDANSVELGTRFQSAVNGYITGVTFYKGPGNTGTHTGSLWSASGTQLATGTFGSETVSGWQQLQFATPVPITAGTTYVASYHAPNGNYSVDGGYFTGAHRSYPLVAPADAPGSANGLYKYGAATAFPTNTFGSVNYWVGPIFTTTAPPAAQSGLSTEVSGQ